Below is a window of Armatimonadota bacterium DNA.
AGGTGCTTGGGATCGGTGATCGGCTTGGCTCGATCAAGCCCGGTATGGACGGCACGCTGATCCTGACGGATGGCCCGATCCACGAGACCAAGACCCACGTGCTGAGGGCCTGGGTCGAGGGTCGGGAGGTGGACCTGTCCAACAAGCAGACCCGGCTCTACGACAAGTATCGCGGTAGGCCGAAGGGCGGGAAGTGATCCTCACCTCGCCCCTTGCTTCCGAGTCCCGACGTTTCGGGAAGGGGGAGGTCGGTGAGTCTACGAACCGGGTGAGGTGGCTGTGGTGGGCCACCTCAACTCCAATCGAGAGGTCGTGAGGGAGATGGAACAGGTCATCCTCGGGCGCACGGGGCTCAAGGTCAGCCGCATGGGTCTCGGCTGCGGCGGACACTCCCGCTTGGGGCTTTCCTTCGGCAAGAGCGACCGGGAGGCTTCCGAGATCGTCCGCCAGGCCATCGACCTGGGGGTGAACTGGATCGACACGGCGGAATCCTACGGCACCGAAAGGGCGGTGGGACTCGGGATCAGGGGAATCCCCAGAGAACAGGTCTACATCTCGACCAAGGCAGGCGTCCATTGGGAGGACCACTACTCGAGCCGGGCGGAGCTTCGGACGCGCGTCGAGGCCTGCCTGGACCGGCTGGACACGGAGTACATCGACCTCTTCAACCTGCATGGCGTCATCCTCGCCGATTACGCCTACGGCCGCGACGAACTTGTTCCTGAGCTCCAGAAGCTTCAGCAAGAGGGCAAGATTCGGTTCATCGGCATCACCGAGCAGTTCCTGAACGACACCAATCATCAGATGCTGCAGGTTGCGCTGAAGGACGACATTTGGGACGTCGTGATGGTGGGGTTCAGCCTGCTGAACCCCTCAGCCCGGCATTCGGTCTTTTCGATCACCCAGGCGAAAAACATCGGCACGCAGTGCATGTTCGCGGTGCGGACTGCCCTCAGCCGGCCGGCTGTGCTACGCGATTTGATGCAGCGGCTGGTCGCCGAGGGCACGGTTCCCCCTGGGTCCTTCCATCCCGATTCGCCGCTCGACTTCCTTTCAGAGCTCGGTGTGGCCCATAGCCTTCAGGAGGCGGCCTACCGCTACTGTTTGCACGAACCGGGAGTCGATGTGGTGCTCTCGGGCACCAGCAACCCCGAGCACTTGAGGGCCAACGCCAAAGCGCTCTCAGGGCCGCCCTTGCCTTCGGGGGCTCTGGAACGGCTCGATGCGATGTTCGCCAAAGTCGATAGCATTTCGGGGAACTGAGGCCAAAGTCAGCGCTTGCGCGCGATCAGTTCATATGCGGTCTTCAGGATCTGCTCGACCTCGTCCCAATGCACCGGCACATCCAGATACACCCCGATCCAGCCTCTGGGCCCAACGTAGGGCGGCCGGAAGAAGCGTTCCGGCTCGCTCGCAACAAGCATCTCCTGAACCCCCTCCGGCGCGGCGCAAACGAACGCGACGCGGTCGCTGTGATGGTGGTCCCAGAGCATCGCAAAAGAGCGCTTTTTGACGAACCAAGTTGGCTCGCCATGGCTCATTCGCTCCTCGACGAAGGGCAGCGAACGGCAGATTTCGCGGAGCTTGGGTGGCGGAACTCGTTCCATGATGGCTGGGTGAAACGGGCAAGGCCTGGTGGATGCGGATTCCTGGTCCGGTACCGCATTCGGCATCCGACATTCGACATCAAAGGGAACCAAGAGTGGCTGCCCGTCTTGGATGCAATTCGAACTTCTGTTAGCTCGTGAGGTACGCAAACCCACATATAGTCGCTGAGCAGGAAATGACCCGCGGCCCCGAGCTCCGCAGTTTCGCCGATGGTTGACCAGGAGGCTCACGGAATCAAAAGGGGATGCCCTTGTGGGTACCTATTGGGACCTTAGGGCACCAGGTGAGGCCTGGATAAGGGTCTACTAGATACATTTAGCACCAGACGGTGATTCGCGCTAGTGAGCCTCGAGGAGTCGCGCGCTCGGCTCAGGCCAGGTAACTTTGGGCCAAATCTGAACGGGACATCGTAGCCGATTCAGTAAACTGACCCGAATTCGAAGAGGTACGACGCGGATGCCCGAGATAGACCCCACAACATTCGAGAACCTCTTTTCCAGGTGCCTCTTTTGCGACGAGGTTCGGGAAGAGCCGTATCAGGACGGCGTCCGGGAATGTCCAAACCCTAAGTGTCCGTCGGCCGAACTCATTCCACCGGCAGAACGCCCGTATTACGTCAGCCTTGTGCCCGACTTTTCCGGAAGCAACGTGGCGAAGACCGCCCGCCAAGAGCAGTTTGAAGTCGAAAACGGTCCCGCACCACGGCTCAATGGGAATAGACCGTCCTTCGAACACATGCCTCCAACTGATGGCAAGTACGGCGTGGCCGACCTCTTCTCGTTGGAGAAGGTGCTGTCGCCTGAACGCACACTAAGTCGAGGCGAGCATTTCGGGTGGGCATTCCAGTACCCCTATAAGCAAGATCTACTATCTATGAAGTACGGGCTTCGATGCGGCAATAGCGACCTGATAACAGGAGAGGACTTGTACGGTTTTCAAGCCGACGTCCTAGATCTTAGCGGCTATGCCTATTCTCTCAGCCTGAAGGACCTTAGATCATGGGCAATAATCAACGTCGCTCTGGAACGCGGATTCAAGCATCTAGCGCTTTGGACGGCTGGCAACGCAGGCTATAGTCTGGCAAGGCTTGCTTACGTGGTGAACCGCCGCCTTCCAGAGAGTGAGCGAATTCAAGTGTACTGCATTGTGGAAGCTGGATTAGAGAAGTCCATCCGGTTAGAGTTGAGAAGATGGCAAGCAGAGGTTGTTAAGGACGTTAGGATCAATTCTAGTAGTGCACCAATACTGTCAAACAAGGATGTTTGGACTCTGATCGAGAAGAACACTGGGAAGGCTATACCTGAGAGAGAGCGGTGGCATGTCACTGACGGGTGGGACGGTGTCGGCATTATGATGTACTACCTATTAGCTCTGCAAGTACTCAAGCGCGAGTCCGCGACATCTGACACATACGATGCCGTCATCGTTCCAGTTGGAAGCGGTGACTTGTTTGCGGGCTTCTTGCTTGCGCTTCGCGACGCTTACACTGAGAAAGCCCCAAAACTGATCGCGGCTGTCCCTCCTGCGGGCGAGAACATTTTTACGACCTTGAGGGCGCGAAGAAGGTCTGGTGGTTCAACGGCTGCCGGAAAGCTCCAAGGAACCTACTCGCCTCTGGCAAAGGCGCTCCTTCACCTAAAGGACCGGAATCGCTTCCAAGTGGAGGAGGTGGACGACATCAACCATAGGAAGGGCGCGCAGCTCGTATTGAATCGTAAGCCATATCCCTTATTGCCGGCCGAGCCGTCAGCCTTGCTTGCATTTGGGGCACTCTGTCAATTCGGTGATTCCCTGCAACGCTCGAGAAGCCGGTTTAATTCCTGGTCATTGGACTCTCGAGTCTTGGTAGTCAGTTCCGGGTGCGGTGTTACGCCATTGGGTGAACAGAAGTGGCTCGAAGCTTGTTGGAAT
It encodes the following:
- a CDS encoding PLP-dependent lyase/thiolase; this translates as MPEIDPTTFENLFSRCLFCDEVREEPYQDGVRECPNPKCPSAELIPPAERPYYVSLVPDFSGSNVAKTARQEQFEVENGPAPRLNGNRPSFEHMPPTDGKYGVADLFSLEKVLSPERTLSRGEHFGWAFQYPYKQDLLSMKYGLRCGNSDLITGEDLYGFQADVLDLSGYAYSLSLKDLRSWAIINVALERGFKHLALWTAGNAGYSLARLAYVVNRRLPESERIQVYCIVEAGLEKSIRLELRRWQAEVVKDVRINSSSAPILSNKDVWTLIEKNTGKAIPERERWHVTDGWDGVGIMMYYLLALQVLKRESATSDTYDAVIVPVGSGDLFAGFLLALRDAYTEKAPKLIAAVPPAGENIFTTLRARRRSGGSTAAGKLQGTYSPLAKALLHLKDRNRFQVEEVDDINHRKGAQLVLNRKPYPLLPAEPSALLAFGALCQFGDSLQRSRSRFNSWSLDSRVLVVSSGCGVTPLGEQKWLEACWNDTI
- a CDS encoding MmcQ/YjbR family DNA-binding protein; amino-acid sequence: MERVPPPKLREICRSLPFVEERMSHGEPTWFVKKRSFAMLWDHHHSDRVAFVCAAPEGVQEMLVASEPERFFRPPYVGPRGWIGVYLDVPVHWDEVEQILKTAYELIARKR
- a CDS encoding aldo/keto reductase, translating into MEQVILGRTGLKVSRMGLGCGGHSRLGLSFGKSDREASEIVRQAIDLGVNWIDTAESYGTERAVGLGIRGIPREQVYISTKAGVHWEDHYSSRAELRTRVEACLDRLDTEYIDLFNLHGVILADYAYGRDELVPELQKLQQEGKIRFIGITEQFLNDTNHQMLQVALKDDIWDVVMVGFSLLNPSARHSVFSITQAKNIGTQCMFAVRTALSRPAVLRDLMQRLVAEGTVPPGSFHPDSPLDFLSELGVAHSLQEAAYRYCLHEPGVDVVLSGTSNPEHLRANAKALSGPPLPSGALERLDAMFAKVDSISGN